One segment of Neodiprion fabricii isolate iyNeoFabr1 chromosome 1, iyNeoFabr1.1, whole genome shotgun sequence DNA contains the following:
- the LOC124175156 gene encoding uncharacterized protein LOC124175156 has protein sequence MFDRVKKAKFFSIMFNETTDISHIEQLSLSFRYLHDGALREDFITFCNAYVIIRPEDASEELRLTGIALAHIVEDLCKRFNVDLTKCVGIGTDSCSVMTSETKGAIQELINIAIHAKRCPCGNHILNNSLAMSSKVVLCRNTSATMKKIVAFANVSVKRHKVFQEALGGTALQGICETRWVERHDGYL, from the coding sequence ATGTTTGACAGAgttaaaaaagcaaaattctTTTCCATTATGTTTAACGAAACAACTGATATATCTCACATCGAGCAACTCAGTCTATCGTTTCGCTACCTCCACGATGGAGCTCTTAGAGAGGATTTTATCACATTCTGTAATGCGTATGTGATTATTCGTCCTGAAGATGCATCTGAAGAACTTCGTCTCACTGGCATTGCCCTGGCACACATAGTTGAAGATCTTTGCAAGAGATTTAATGTGGATCTGACGAAGTGCGTTGGAATCGGCACTGACAGTTGCTCAGTTATGACTTCTGAAACGAAGGGTGCCATTCAAGAACTCATCAACATAGCCATCCACGCGAAACGCTGTCCTTGTGGTAACCATATCTTGAACAATTCACTAGCAATGTCTTCTAAGGTCGTGCTCTGTCGCAATACATCGGCAACAATGAAGAAAATCGTTGCGTTTGCTAATGTCTCGGTAAAGAGACATAAAGTCTTTCAAGAAGCACTTGGCGGAACTGCACTTCAGGGGATCTGCGAGACGCGTTGGGTTGAGAGGCATGACGGGTACCTATAG
- the LOC124175126 gene encoding delta-aminolevulinic acid dehydratase → MATVKAKHTLHSGIFHPLLRQWQSQNVEITAKNLMYPIFILDEPNAKELIPSMPGVYRYGINVLKEILEPLIAKGLQSVLLFGVPSHLIKDKTGSNADSSENPVIQAIPVLRKWFPNLLITCDVCLCAYTEHGHCGILHSDGRINNEASIQRISKIAVKYGQAGAHVVAPSDMMDGRIGAIKKALAAADLPNKVTVLSYAVKFASGFYGPFRDASKSAPQFGDRKCYQLPPGSNGLAARAAARDVAEGADMLMVKPGLAYLDVVRKIKDAHPEYPLFVYQVSGEYAMLYHGAQSGALDLESVLYEVLTAMRRAGADCIITYFVPLILDMLKPKSKY, encoded by the exons ATGGCAACAGTTAAAGCTAAACACACTCTACATAGTGGGATATTTCACCCATTATTGCGACAATGGCAATCACAGAACGTCGAAATTACAGCGAAGAATCTGATGTATCCGATTTTTATATT GGATGAACCCAATGCTAAGGAGCTGATTCCAAGTATGCCTGGAGTATATCGGTATGGAATTAATGttttaaaagaaatattaGAGCCGTTGATAGCAAAGGGGTTGCAATCGGTTCTGTTGTTCGGTGTTCCAAGTCACTTGATCAAG GACAAAACTGGTTCCAATGCAGATAGTAGTGAAAATCCAGTTATACAAGCAATACCAGTACTTCGAAAGTGGTTTCCTAACTTGTTAATCACTTGTGATGTTTGCCTATGTGCGTATACTGAACACGGGCATTGTGGAATACTACACTCTGACGGTCGCATCAACAACGAAGCTTCCATCCAACGTATTAGCAAGATTGCTGTCAAATATGGTCAGGCTG GAGCACATGTCGTGGCACCTTCGGACATGATGGATGGTCGGATTGGAGCAATAAAGAAAGCTTTAGCCGCTGCTGATTTACCAAATAAAGTTACAGTTTTATCCTACGCCGTCAAATTTGCATCAGGTTTTTACGGGCCCTTCAGAGATGCCTCAAAGTCTGCTCCGCAATTTGGGGACAGAAAATGCTACCAGCTACCGCCAGGTAGTAATGGGCTTGCAGCAAGAGCAGCT gCTAGAGATGTAGCAGAAGGCGCTGATATGCTCATGGTGAAGCCAGGTTTAGCTTATTTGGATGTAGTTCGGAAAATTAAAGATGCGCATCCCGAGTACCCACTTTTTGTTTACCAAGTGTCTGGTGAATATGCAATGCTTTACCATGGAGCTCAAAGTGGAGCACTTGATTTGGAAAGTGTACTGTATGAAGTATTGACAGCGATGCGAAGAGCCGGTGCTGATTGTATTATCACTTACTTTGTGCCACTGATTTTGGATATGTTAAAACCAAAAAGCAAATATTAA